Proteins from one Natrinema salinisoli genomic window:
- a CDS encoding rubrerythrin family protein gives MDAADFQQSIEESMATELERLGSSKLLVALTDADLSEETVLRTAAASELAATETLERWADDEDHDGARELFGEYRDREREHYDRITAMFEDEEIDSEEPDAMHAELRSLESTAERLGGIVGRALVSDRTHLQLINFFVNEGDERRADVFRELRSETAAQVDRAVEVLEEVCAENDDWDRARAVAEDVIDIAYEAYAGSLDDLGIDPKPIC, from the coding sequence ATGGACGCCGCCGACTTCCAGCAGTCGATCGAGGAATCGATGGCCACCGAACTCGAGCGCCTCGGGTCGTCGAAGCTCCTCGTCGCGCTCACTGACGCGGATCTGTCGGAGGAGACGGTCCTTCGGACCGCCGCGGCGAGCGAACTGGCCGCGACGGAGACGCTGGAGAGGTGGGCCGACGACGAGGACCACGACGGCGCTCGCGAGCTCTTCGGCGAGTATCGCGACCGGGAACGCGAACACTACGACCGGATCACGGCCATGTTCGAGGACGAGGAGATCGACTCCGAGGAGCCCGATGCGATGCACGCGGAGCTTCGATCGCTCGAGTCAACAGCGGAACGCCTCGGCGGGATCGTCGGGCGAGCGCTGGTCAGCGACCGAACGCACCTGCAACTGATAAACTTCTTCGTCAACGAGGGCGACGAACGCCGCGCTGACGTCTTCCGAGAGCTCCGGAGCGAAACCGCCGCCCAGGTCGATCGTGCGGTCGAGGTGCTCGAGGAAGTCTGTGCGGAGAACGACGACTGGGATCGTGCGCGGGCAGTCGCCGAAGACGTGATCGACATCGCGTACGAGGCGTACGCGGGTTCGCTGGACGATCTCGGCATCGATCCGAAGCCGATCTGTTGA
- a CDS encoding MBL fold metallo-hydrolase gives MTDRTDADEPTDEAPSIGPEELAERLRSGDELTVLDVRNRDEFDRWHLTGDGVDAVQVPHAKFIQAQATGRVTDLVADLEEPILAVCGRGEASAHAVGLLREAGIDASNLAGGMDAWAELYTARELAVDAPATVVQYDRPSSGCLAYAVYSGGEAAVIDPLRAFADRYAEDADDRGAALTYAIDTHVHADHVSGVRTLAERTGSEAVVPAGATDRGLAFDTATLEDGDELRVGDATLTALATPGHTTESVSLRLEGDDADTLFTGDTLFLEGVGRPDLERGDEGAADAARRLYGSIQNRILAQPKETTIAPGHYSDAAEPRADGTYATTLANLRDRLAALSMDEAAFVEHATSDLPPRPENHERIVAANLGLEDVDQETAFELELGPNNCAVAD, from the coding sequence ATGACCGACCGGACCGACGCCGACGAGCCGACCGACGAGGCCCCCTCGATCGGCCCCGAGGAACTGGCCGAGCGACTGCGCTCGGGCGACGAGCTGACCGTACTCGACGTTCGTAACCGCGACGAGTTCGACCGCTGGCACCTCACCGGTGACGGGGTCGACGCCGTACAGGTCCCACACGCGAAGTTCATCCAGGCGCAGGCTACCGGTCGCGTTACCGACCTCGTGGCCGACCTCGAGGAACCGATCCTCGCGGTCTGCGGCCGCGGGGAAGCGAGCGCACACGCCGTCGGTCTCCTCCGGGAGGCGGGGATCGACGCATCCAACCTCGCCGGCGGGATGGACGCGTGGGCCGAGCTGTACACCGCCCGGGAACTCGCGGTCGACGCGCCCGCGACCGTCGTCCAGTACGACCGGCCGTCCAGCGGGTGTCTCGCCTACGCGGTCTACAGCGGCGGCGAGGCGGCGGTGATCGATCCCCTTCGAGCGTTCGCCGACCGGTACGCCGAAGATGCAGACGACCGGGGCGCAGCCCTGACGTACGCCATCGACACGCACGTCCACGCCGATCACGTCAGCGGCGTCCGGACACTCGCGGAGCGAACCGGTTCGGAAGCGGTCGTCCCGGCCGGCGCGACGGATCGCGGGCTCGCGTTCGACACCGCGACGCTCGAGGACGGCGACGAACTCCGCGTCGGCGACGCGACGCTGACAGCGCTGGCGACGCCGGGCCACACGACCGAATCGGTCTCGCTTCGGCTCGAGGGCGACGACGCCGATACCCTATTTACCGGCGATACGCTGTTTCTCGAGGGCGTCGGCCGGCCGGATCTGGAACGCGGCGACGAGGGCGCAGCCGACGCTGCGCGGCGATTGTACGGGAGCATTCAGAACCGCATCCTCGCACAGCCAAAGGAGACAACTATCGCGCCGGGACACTACAGCGACGCCGCGGAACCGCGGGCGGATGGAACGTACGCGACGACGCTCGCGAACCTCCGCGACCGACTCGCAGCGCTCTCGATGGACGAGGCCGCGTTCGTCGAGCACGCGACGAGCGACCTCCCGCCGCGACCGGAAAACCACGAGCGCATCGTGGCGGCGAACCTCGGCCTCGAGGACGTCGATCAGGAGACGGCGTTCGAACTCGAGCTCGGGCCGAACAACTGCGCGGTCGCCGACTGA
- a CDS encoding 2Fe-2S iron-sulfur cluster-binding protein, which translates to MTEYTIEFVGTGETITCTDKETILSRCLEEGIAQEYSCRVGMCLACSAEIVAGEVTQPAARGLTDEEAENYALTCMARPQSDLKLDRGKYPPSIEGDLTGGETDGAVADD; encoded by the coding sequence ATGACAGAGTACACCATCGAGTTCGTCGGGACGGGTGAGACGATCACCTGTACCGACAAAGAGACGATCCTGAGCCGGTGTCTCGAGGAGGGCATCGCCCAGGAGTACTCCTGCCGAGTCGGGATGTGCCTGGCGTGTTCGGCCGAGATCGTCGCGGGTGAGGTCACCCAGCCCGCCGCTCGCGGACTGACGGACGAAGAGGCCGAAAACTACGCGCTGACCTGCATGGCGCGACCCCAGTCGGACCTGAAACTCGACCGCGGGAAGTACCCGCCGAGCATCGAAGGCGACCTGACCGGAGGCGAAACCGACGGCGCGGTCGCGGACGACTGA
- a CDS encoding alpha/beta hydrolase family protein, whose translation MSLRRKQVGLFALSLLLVFSGSALAHWGQTAGGEIDVRQVEIETDDGGTIDGYLYVPEGVSADDPAPGVLAIHGYINSKETQSSFAIEYARRGHVVLAIDQPGHGYSDPPAFANGWGGPPALEYLANHELVDEDNVGLEGHSMGGWSAVSAAAEHPNSYESIVLVGSSTGSAGAPEGNETFPRNLGVVFADYDEFHWLMWESPTATATPESEKLRSVVGTDEDIEEGTVYGSASEGTARALYTPTTTHPGATHSTAAVSDAVGWTQMTLDGGDEGPDDHIWYWKKIGTALALFGGFLFLLPAGSVLSRPEPLADATRSVPDAVTEHDRGWYVSALLAALIPVVLYYPTMLLGSQRMPVTGVTPQGETNGIVLWALANVLVIVGLVGLWHRNTGRSPLDERYGLDVGDGAATIAKSLAVAVATVGGLYLLLWVVDTLFMTDFRVWVLGLKLMSAVHARIFVTYLPAFLAFFLALEVLLHGRLRTPETTESLPRAMATNAVVLTGGFALLLVVQYGVLFATGALAIPITALQTIIALQFLGLLPVIAVVSTYFFHRTGRIWTGAFVNALLITWLIVASQATHYPF comes from the coding sequence ATGTCACTGCGACGCAAACAGGTGGGGCTGTTCGCGCTCTCGTTGCTGCTCGTCTTCAGCGGGAGCGCGCTCGCCCACTGGGGGCAGACGGCGGGGGGAGAGATCGACGTTCGACAGGTCGAAATAGAAACCGACGACGGGGGAACCATCGACGGCTATCTCTACGTTCCGGAGGGGGTCAGCGCCGACGACCCCGCACCCGGCGTCCTCGCGATTCACGGCTACATCAACTCCAAGGAAACCCAGTCGAGTTTCGCGATCGAGTACGCCCGCCGGGGCCACGTCGTCCTCGCAATCGACCAACCCGGCCACGGCTACTCCGATCCACCGGCGTTTGCAAACGGCTGGGGCGGCCCGCCGGCGCTCGAGTACCTCGCGAACCACGAACTCGTCGACGAGGACAACGTCGGACTCGAGGGGCACTCGATGGGCGGCTGGTCGGCAGTCTCGGCCGCTGCTGAACACCCGAACAGCTACGAATCGATCGTTCTCGTGGGCTCGTCGACGGGGTCGGCCGGTGCGCCCGAGGGCAACGAGACGTTCCCGCGCAACCTCGGGGTCGTCTTCGCCGACTACGACGAATTCCACTGGCTGATGTGGGAGTCCCCGACTGCGACGGCAACGCCGGAAAGCGAGAAACTGCGGTCGGTCGTCGGCACCGACGAGGACATCGAAGAGGGAACCGTCTACGGAAGCGCCAGCGAGGGGACCGCGAGAGCGCTGTACACGCCGACGACGACACATCCCGGCGCGACCCACTCGACAGCTGCGGTCTCCGATGCCGTCGGCTGGACGCAGATGACCCTCGATGGCGGCGACGAGGGACCGGACGATCACATCTGGTACTGGAAGAAGATCGGCACGGCACTCGCGCTGTTCGGCGGGTTCCTCTTCCTGTTGCCCGCCGGCTCCGTCCTGAGCCGTCCGGAACCGCTCGCCGACGCGACGCGGTCGGTGCCCGACGCAGTCACCGAGCACGATCGGGGCTGGTACGTCTCGGCCCTGCTTGCGGCCCTGATTCCGGTCGTCCTCTATTACCCGACGATGCTCCTTGGCAGCCAGCGGATGCCGGTGACGGGGGTCACACCACAGGGCGAGACGAACGGCATCGTCCTCTGGGCGCTCGCGAACGTCCTCGTCATCGTGGGCCTCGTCGGGCTGTGGCACCGCAACACCGGCCGATCGCCGCTCGACGAACGGTACGGGCTCGACGTCGGCGACGGCGCCGCGACGATCGCGAAGTCACTCGCGGTCGCGGTCGCCACCGTCGGCGGCCTCTACCTCCTGCTGTGGGTCGTCGACACGCTGTTCATGACCGACTTCCGCGTCTGGGTCCTCGGACTGAAACTCATGTCCGCCGTCCACGCCCGGATCTTCGTAACCTACCTGCCGGCCTTCCTCGCCTTCTTCCTCGCGCTCGAGGTCCTGTTGCACGGTCGGCTTCGAACGCCGGAGACGACCGAGTCCCTCCCACGGGCGATGGCGACGAACGCGGTCGTCCTGACCGGCGGGTTCGCACTCTTGCTCGTCGTTCAGTACGGCGTCCTGTTCGCCACCGGCGCGCTCGCGATCCCGATCACGGCGTTGCAGACGATCATCGCGCTGCAGTTCCTCGGCCTGCTGCCGGTCATCGCGGTGGTCTCGACGTACTTCTTCCACCGCACCGGACGGATCTGGACGGGTGCGTTCGTCAACGCCCTCCTGATTACGTGGCTGATCGTCGCCTCGCAGGCGACTCACTACCCGTTCTAG
- a CDS encoding geranylgeranyl reductase family protein, producing MSTQEQSATTAAATTQSPDAVVVGAGTSGCYAAATIAREGYDVVVLERKDEDEAGHIACGDALKGADAFPEAIPKSKLEPAFTNTGVDHGRFEIPQEDTVLEIPVPGELAVIDRWEYGRRIIDGAEDVGVEFHYDTVVKNVVQADDGRVTGVEAIRKGDALTYEADIVIDAAGSLSVLQDNVDFSASTFDTNVDYSHFCSAYREIVHVEEPVEWDDALVFKPTERAAGYLWYFPRTDTEINAGLGFQMTEEPMQLVDDLKRDLENRPEFEGAEVEDKLGAALPTRRPYDSAVHPGYMAIGDAAGHVNPTTGGGIAGAAYGGKYAAERAIEALETGDYGEATLWEYNEKVMDHFGARYAALDVYNILSTAVDVDDLMGLLAAMPGDKLAEALYSGSTDIGLKLKLEALVKSRGHWGTIWNLYKTKRRADELLAHYENYPTSPEGLAGWQDRRDELMEKVYETTGADPKY from the coding sequence ATGAGTACGCAGGAGCAGTCGGCTACCACCGCGGCCGCGACGACGCAGTCGCCGGACGCAGTCGTCGTCGGCGCCGGAACGTCAGGGTGCTACGCCGCAGCGACCATCGCCCGAGAGGGGTACGACGTCGTCGTCCTCGAGCGGAAAGACGAGGACGAGGCGGGCCACATCGCCTGTGGTGACGCGCTGAAAGGTGCCGACGCCTTCCCCGAGGCGATTCCGAAGTCCAAACTCGAGCCGGCCTTTACCAACACCGGCGTCGATCACGGTCGATTCGAGATTCCACAAGAAGATACCGTCCTCGAGATTCCGGTCCCGGGCGAGCTCGCCGTCATCGACCGCTGGGAGTACGGCCGCCGAATCATCGACGGCGCCGAGGACGTCGGCGTCGAGTTCCACTACGATACGGTCGTCAAAAACGTCGTCCAGGCCGACGATGGCCGCGTCACGGGCGTCGAGGCCATCCGGAAGGGCGACGCGCTGACCTACGAGGCCGACATCGTCATCGACGCCGCGGGCTCGCTCTCCGTCCTGCAGGACAACGTCGACTTCTCGGCGTCGACCTTCGACACGAACGTCGACTACAGCCACTTCTGTTCGGCCTACCGCGAGATCGTCCACGTCGAGGAGCCGGTCGAATGGGACGACGCGCTCGTCTTCAAACCCACCGAGCGAGCCGCGGGCTACCTCTGGTACTTCCCGCGGACCGACACCGAGATCAACGCCGGGCTGGGCTTCCAGATGACCGAAGAGCCGATGCAGCTCGTCGACGACCTCAAGCGCGACCTCGAGAACCGCCCCGAGTTCGAGGGCGCGGAGGTCGAGGACAAACTCGGCGCTGCGCTGCCGACCCGGCGACCCTACGACTCCGCCGTCCATCCGGGCTACATGGCCATCGGCGACGCCGCGGGCCACGTCAACCCCACGACCGGCGGCGGCATCGCCGGCGCCGCCTACGGCGGCAAGTACGCCGCCGAGCGCGCCATCGAGGCCCTCGAGACCGGCGACTACGGCGAGGCGACCCTCTGGGAGTACAACGAGAAGGTGATGGACCACTTCGGCGCGCGTTACGCCGCGCTGGACGTCTACAACATCCTCTCGACGGCCGTCGACGTCGACGACCTGATGGGCTTGCTCGCCGCGATGCCCGGCGACAAGCTCGCCGAGGCGCTGTACTCCGGCAGTACGGACATCGGACTCAAGCTCAAACTCGAGGCGCTGGTCAAGAGCCGCGGCCACTGGGGCACCATCTGGAATCTCTACAAGACCAAGCGCCGGGCTGACGAATTGCTCGCCCACTACGAAAACTACCCGACGAGTCCCGAGGGCCTCGCGGGCTGGCAGGACCGCCGCGACGAACTGATGGAGAAGGTCTACGAGACGACCGGGGCGGATCCCAAGTACTAG